The Polypterus senegalus isolate Bchr_013 chromosome 9, ASM1683550v1, whole genome shotgun sequence genome includes a window with the following:
- the siah1 gene encoding E3 ubiquitin-protein ligase Siah1 gives MNRQTATALPSGTSKCAPSQKVPALTGTTACNNDLASLFECPVCFDYVLPPILQCQSGHLVCSNCRPKLTCCPTCRGPLGSIRNLAMEKVANSVLFPCKYASSGCEITLPHTEKADHEELCEFRPYSCPCPGASCKWQGSLDAVMPHLMHQHKSITTLQGEDIVFLATDINLPGAVDWVMMQSCFGFHFMLVLEKQEKYDGHQQFFAIVQLIGTRKQAENFAYRLELNGHRRRLTWEATPRSIHEGISTAIMNSDCLVFDTSIAQLFAENGNLGINVTISMC, from the coding sequence ATGAATCGCCAGACTGCCACAGCCCTCCCTTCGGGCACGTCAAAGTGTGCACCATCTCAGAAAGTGCCTGCCCTCACTGGCACCACTGCTTGCAACAATGACTTGGCCAGCTTATTTGAATGCCCCGTTTGTTTTGACTACGTGCTTCCACCAATTCTCCAGTGTCAGAGCGGCCACCTGGTTTGCAGCAACTGCCGCCCAAAACTCACATGCTGCCCAACGTGTCGTGGTCCACTTGGCTCCATTCGGAACTTGGCAATGGAGAAGGTTGCAAATTCTGTACTGTTTCCTTGCAAATATGCCTCATCTGGTTGTGAGATCACGTTGCCACACACTGAAAAAGCGGACCATGAGGAGCTCTGTGAGTTCAGGCCCTACTCTTGCCCTTGTCCTGGTGCCTCATGCAAATGGCAGGGCTCCCTGGACGCTGTCATGCCACATTTGATGCATCAACACAAGTCCATCACTACGCTTCAAGGTGAAGACATAGTCTTCCTCGCCACAGACATTAATCTTCCAGGAGCAGTTGACTGGGTTATGATGCAGTCGTGCTTTGGATTCCATTTCATGCTGGTTTTGGAGAAACAAGAGAAGTATGATGGTCACCAGCAGTTCTTTGCTATTGTACAGCTCATAGGAACACGTAAGCAGGCTGAAAACTTTGCCTATCGGTTAGAGCTGAATGGTCACCGTCGGCGCCTCACTTGGGAGGCAACTCCAAGGTCAATCCATGAGGGTATTTCCACCGCAATCATGAACAGTGACTGCCTAGTCTTCGATACAAGCATTGCACAACTTTTTGCGGAGAATGGCAATTTGGGGATCAATGTGACCATCTCCATGTGCTGA